A genomic window from Puniceicoccus vermicola includes:
- a CDS encoding carboxymuconolactone decarboxylase family protein: protein MDQIKELLTELPEEAKDLRINLKRVLEGESLTSDQTWGTALAAAYYIRHPELTAAVLADAKAAGVAEATLEDARAAAAIMGMNTIYYRFRHLMKSEAYNQRPANLRMMRMQQVASTKEDFELFSIGPAALAGCEMCLKAHEAAVKKGGMNEDNVHDAVRIASILHGVAVALDSADA from the coding sequence ATGGACCAAATTAAAGAACTCCTGACGGAGCTTCCCGAGGAAGCCAAGGACCTTCGGATCAACCTCAAGCGCGTGCTTGAGGGCGAATCGCTGACCAGCGATCAGACTTGGGGCACCGCTCTGGCCGCGGCCTACTACATCCGCCATCCCGAGCTCACCGCCGCCGTTCTGGCCGATGCCAAGGCCGCCGGGGTTGCCGAGGCCACCCTCGAAGACGCCCGCGCCGCCGCCGCCATCATGGGCATGAACACGATCTACTATCGGTTCCGCCACCTGATGAAGTCCGAAGCCTACAACCAGCGCCCGGCCAACCTCCGCATGATGCGGATGCAGCAGGTCGCCAGCACCAAGGAAGACTTCGAACTGTTCTCCATCGGCCCCGCCGCCCTCGCCGGCTGCGAAATGTGCCTCAAGGCCCACGAAGCCGCCGTCAAAAAAGGCGGCATGAACGAGGACAACGTCCACGACGCCGTTCGGATCGCCTCGATCCTCCACGGAGTCGCCGTCGCCCTCGACTCGGCAGACGCCTAA
- a CDS encoding peroxiredoxin yields the protein MITVGDKFPEFKVKACNGLTNDDLIDLTDKSYEGKWKVYFFYPKDFTFVCPTEIVEFNKNVDEFEDRDAVVLGGSADNEFCHLAWRNDHEDLKGLKFPLIAAPKLARELGILDREESVCLRATFIVDPHGVVQYSAANNLSVGRNVKEIIRILDAIQSDELCPCNWNKGEETIKV from the coding sequence ATGATTACTGTAGGCGACAAGTTCCCTGAATTCAAAGTCAAGGCCTGTAACGGCCTCACCAATGACGACCTCATCGACCTCACCGACAAGAGCTACGAGGGCAAATGGAAGGTCTACTTCTTCTACCCGAAGGACTTCACCTTCGTCTGCCCGACCGAGATCGTCGAGTTCAACAAGAACGTCGATGAGTTCGAAGACCGCGACGCCGTGGTCCTCGGCGGCAGCGCCGACAACGAGTTCTGCCACCTGGCCTGGCGCAACGACCACGAAGACCTCAAGGGTCTGAAGTTCCCGCTCATCGCCGCACCCAAGCTGGCCCGCGAGCTCGGCATCCTCGATCGCGAAGAAAGCGTCTGCCTCCGCGCGACCTTCATCGTCGATCCGCACGGTGTCGTCCAATACTCGGCTGCCAACAACCTGAGCGTCGGTCGCAATGTGAAGGAAATCATCCGCATTCTCGACGCCATTCAATCCGACGAGCTCTGCCCTTGTAACTGGAACAAAGGCGAAGAAACCATTAAGGTCTAA
- a CDS encoding SHD1 domain-containing protein, protein MSIRSFRFFILPLVLVSMHPPTLDARTFTDTQNRTLEAEVVSVQERSITIRRSDGRRFTIPISQLSDEDQAYIEEYKRQKRAAEPSALEGPDVKQLNDSFGVPLFGETVLWEESAKAIAKRLNWPRESQTESLSSYRLYPDDSYTILKSRPYSAVLYGENDKATSLSMVFANKGDLPTRNPEIIEDAVELDGETIENQLVNLLGKPDRMNLGRYDMKERVSRWDWRDHAILLSQQDGEYVSLRIMPPDIADNRGFNDRITKAEMRERLLEHVVRYPNGDVLIQGIPMVDQGPKGYCVPATFERYLRFLSIPADMYVLAMAGQTGIGGGTDIRKIVENAQSYVSYSGRDLEEERMEANIKDVSDFIEEGVPIMWTLLSGRDFNEIANKRTREREKQKDWEAWKERCEKENEVVRATIPRDREAAHMCMIVGYNEGTGELAISDSWGKFFELRWITVGQAEQVSLGNFYIIDL, encoded by the coding sequence ATGAGCATCAGATCGTTTCGCTTTTTCATACTTCCTCTCGTTTTGGTGAGTATGCATCCGCCGACGCTGGATGCTCGCACCTTTACAGACACCCAGAACCGCACGCTCGAGGCTGAGGTGGTCTCCGTCCAGGAAAGATCAATCACAATTCGGCGAAGCGACGGACGTCGGTTCACAATCCCGATCAGTCAGCTCAGCGATGAAGACCAAGCCTACATCGAGGAATACAAACGCCAGAAAAGGGCCGCCGAACCCTCTGCGCTCGAAGGCCCTGACGTGAAACAACTCAACGATAGCTTCGGAGTGCCTCTTTTCGGCGAGACCGTTCTCTGGGAAGAGTCCGCGAAGGCGATCGCCAAACGCCTGAACTGGCCACGAGAATCCCAAACCGAATCGCTTTCCAGCTACCGGTTATACCCCGATGACTCCTACACCATTCTCAAGTCAAGGCCCTACTCAGCCGTTCTCTATGGCGAAAATGACAAGGCAACGAGCCTCTCCATGGTTTTTGCGAACAAAGGCGATCTTCCAACCCGAAACCCCGAGATCATCGAGGATGCCGTCGAGCTGGATGGCGAAACCATCGAGAACCAGCTCGTCAACCTATTGGGAAAACCAGATCGGATGAATCTCGGCCGATACGACATGAAGGAACGCGTGAGCCGCTGGGACTGGAGAGACCACGCCATCCTCCTCAGCCAGCAGGATGGCGAATATGTGAGCCTCAGGATCATGCCTCCAGACATCGCCGACAACCGAGGCTTCAACGACCGCATCACTAAGGCCGAAATGCGCGAACGCCTTCTGGAGCACGTCGTGCGGTATCCGAACGGCGACGTTCTCATTCAAGGCATTCCCATGGTCGATCAAGGACCCAAAGGCTACTGCGTCCCTGCCACTTTCGAACGATATCTCCGCTTTCTCAGTATCCCCGCCGACATGTATGTTTTGGCGATGGCCGGGCAGACCGGAATCGGCGGAGGCACCGACATCCGCAAGATCGTCGAAAACGCGCAATCCTACGTCTCCTATTCCGGGCGCGATCTCGAGGAAGAAAGGATGGAAGCCAACATTAAAGACGTTTCCGACTTCATTGAGGAGGGGGTCCCCATCATGTGGACCCTCCTCTCTGGAAGAGACTTCAATGAGATCGCAAATAAACGCACCCGGGAACGCGAGAAGCAAAAAGACTGGGAAGCATGGAAGGAGCGCTGCGAGAAAGAAAACGAAGTCGTCAGAGCGACCATTCCCCGTGACCGCGAAGCTGCCCACATGTGCATGATCGTTGGTTACAATGAGGGAACTGGAGAATTGGCCATTTCCGATTCATGGGGAAAATTCTTTGAACTACGATGGATCACGGTGGGCCAAGCAGAGCAAGTCTCCCTCGGCAATTTCTACATCATCGATCTCTAA
- a CDS encoding mechanosensitive ion channel domain-containing protein, translated as MQGILDELASHELEEDERYLLHPANTSSPRDTIVSFIKLTQRFHDLISSEDYSPEDRIEVMHLFGEIQDFFDMRNVPPSLRADYASAAGIYLREIIDRVGLPDLDHIPGEIAMRAAIAEGQPARWQIPGLPFEIARVNSGPEEGRYLFTENTLLEAKAVFQRVREMPYVSEAAKDFYYYFFLTPNPIIPAEWIDALPDWMLRDFYEQTVWQWFSMFAVILIAAFSVWLLRKVLKRISRERSALFRHLCMLIVPSSAIGVSLLGYNLIDDKIFITGEVFQVVTYLLYLVLLASGIIVTFVLGTVICDLVTRSERFEGRTFDSHLARIGIRIGSIIVCLGVLIQGLQQIGFSLATVIAGAGVTGLAVALAAQSTLRNIFGSLMILIDRPFRVGQRIIVSGHDGTVEEIGLRSTRIRLLNGHVTSIPNERMADAEIENVGLRPYIRRVSSIHLAHGMPIEKVNRAVEIIRKLLEPHEVSEGGIHASDDPNAPINYADFPPRVFFNEFNRDSLNILMIYWYHPPEYWNFLEFSQRINEEILEKFREEEIEFAFPTRTVHIAGTKATPFPQIEGEEK; from the coding sequence GTGCAGGGAATCTTAGACGAATTGGCCTCTCACGAACTGGAGGAGGACGAGCGCTATCTTCTTCACCCGGCGAACACGAGCAGCCCCCGGGATACGATCGTGAGTTTCATCAAGCTCACCCAGCGGTTTCATGACCTCATCTCCTCCGAGGATTATTCGCCGGAGGACCGGATCGAGGTGATGCATCTTTTTGGCGAGATCCAAGACTTCTTTGACATGAGGAACGTGCCGCCTTCGTTGCGGGCGGATTATGCGTCGGCCGCTGGTATTTACCTGAGGGAGATCATTGACCGGGTCGGACTGCCGGATCTCGATCACATTCCCGGGGAAATCGCGATGCGGGCCGCGATCGCCGAGGGGCAGCCGGCTCGTTGGCAGATTCCAGGTCTGCCCTTTGAGATCGCCCGGGTGAACAGTGGTCCGGAGGAGGGCCGGTATCTGTTTACGGAGAATACGCTTCTCGAGGCGAAGGCCGTCTTCCAGCGCGTGCGAGAGATGCCCTACGTCAGTGAGGCCGCCAAAGACTTCTACTATTATTTCTTCCTGACTCCGAACCCGATCATCCCTGCCGAATGGATCGATGCTCTGCCCGATTGGATGTTGAGAGATTTTTACGAGCAGACCGTCTGGCAGTGGTTCTCCATGTTCGCGGTCATTTTGATCGCGGCCTTTTCCGTTTGGTTGCTGAGAAAGGTGTTGAAGCGGATTTCCCGGGAGCGATCGGCTCTTTTCCGCCATCTGTGCATGCTCATCGTGCCCTCTTCTGCGATCGGGGTGAGCCTCTTGGGCTACAATCTGATCGACGATAAGATCTTCATTACGGGTGAGGTCTTCCAGGTGGTGACCTATCTCTTATATTTGGTGCTTCTCGCCAGTGGCATTATCGTTACGTTTGTGCTGGGGACGGTGATTTGTGATTTGGTGACGCGCTCCGAGCGGTTCGAGGGGAGGACTTTCGACTCCCATCTGGCACGAATCGGGATCCGGATCGGAAGTATCATCGTTTGCTTGGGCGTATTGATCCAGGGGTTGCAGCAGATCGGATTTTCGCTGGCGACGGTGATCGCCGGGGCCGGGGTAACCGGTTTGGCGGTCGCTCTGGCGGCCCAGAGCACGTTGCGGAACATTTTCGGAAGCTTGATGATCCTCATCGACCGACCCTTCCGGGTTGGTCAGCGGATTATCGTCAGTGGTCACGACGGGACGGTCGAGGAAATCGGCCTGCGGTCGACGCGCATCCGCCTCCTCAATGGGCATGTCACCAGCATCCCGAACGAGCGGATGGCCGATGCCGAGATTGAGAACGTGGGGCTGCGGCCCTACATTCGCCGGGTTTCGAGCATTCATCTGGCTCACGGAATGCCGATCGAGAAAGTGAATCGGGCGGTGGAGATCATTCGGAAACTTCTCGAGCCGCATGAAGTTTCGGAGGGGGGCATTCATGCTTCGGACGACCCAAACGCGCCGATCAACTACGCGGATTTCCCCCCGCGGGTCTTTTTCAATGAGTTCAACCGGGATTCGCTCAATATCTTGATGATCTATTGGTACCACCCGCCGGAGTACTGGAATTTCCTCGAATTCAGCCAACGGATCAATGAGGAGATCTTGGAGAAGTTCCGCGAAGAGGAGATCGAATTCGCCTTCCCGACCCGGACGGTCCACATCGCCGGGACGAAGGCGACGCCCTTTCCCCAGATCGAGGGCGAGGAGAAGTAG
- a CDS encoding DUF1573 domain-containing protein, translating to MIDLISVTRVVGLGALLVIASGSALADLSFEERVWKETAGVSQEKVEFAFPFENSGETEVTITEIKSSCGCTTAKLDKKTYAPGESGEITGTFNIGSRQGLQRKTVRLTTDSVAQPQILLTLEVDIPKLVSIEPGMLLWRKGEVPDVKTLKILPNEEMGVEIAGIDLEAEGVSIEMLDVEPTGAAEVEGTGVREALVTVASTEAPNRGLIRITAMLPDGQEKLYFAHALVR from the coding sequence ATGATTGATCTGATTTCAGTTACTAGGGTTGTCGGGCTAGGAGCACTACTTGTGATCGCCTCCGGAAGTGCGCTTGCGGATTTGTCGTTCGAAGAGCGAGTTTGGAAAGAGACGGCGGGAGTCTCGCAGGAGAAGGTGGAGTTCGCGTTTCCGTTTGAGAACTCGGGAGAAACGGAGGTGACGATCACCGAGATCAAATCGTCCTGTGGCTGCACGACGGCGAAGCTCGACAAGAAAACGTATGCGCCTGGAGAATCCGGAGAGATCACGGGCACATTCAACATAGGTTCCCGCCAAGGGCTGCAGCGCAAGACGGTACGTCTGACCACCGACTCGGTGGCCCAGCCTCAGATTCTGCTCACCCTCGAGGTCGATATTCCCAAGCTGGTCTCCATCGAGCCCGGAATGCTTCTCTGGCGCAAGGGTGAGGTTCCCGATGTGAAGACCTTGAAGATCCTTCCGAATGAAGAGATGGGCGTTGAGATCGCCGGGATCGATCTTGAGGCCGAGGGGGTTTCGATCGAAATGTTGGACGTTGAGCCCACTGGAGCCGCAGAAGTCGAAGGGACGGGGGTTCGGGAAGCCCTGGTCACGGTGGCATCGACTGAGGCACCCAATCGGGGGTTGATTCGAATCACGGCAATGCTGCCGGATGGTCAGGAAAAGTTGTACTTCGCCCACGCGTTGGTGAGATAA